In Rhodoligotrophos defluvii, the following proteins share a genomic window:
- a CDS encoding mechanosensitive ion channel domain-containing protein has product MARLIALLLVLWTTAFAAWGQDATLDRIQRQIDPINQQLEQLKNQIVRVDLPTAALDKARAQIEDIRTATLQMIDALQPQLAAANQALEQLGPPPEGGAEEAPGIAEQRKTLTARRDQIRALQAQLDLIRVTTQQLSEQASRIQHDRFFSKIFESDHSVLDPRLWIEGSSTIEPFVSRFMTVASNWWNRLAGSLTPFGTALLLGELAAAIAASVAARHALDWLIRPRRDKSNPSDLERLWNIFAGTIAAAAPLILASGLIYLALSSTIEASPQATRIYWTIASCVTIIATGRAFIHGIFAPAAPRWRIIGMSDGLAHRISSLLELTFIIYAIDGAFRRLAEILFVPVQFSVLQGAVTSILTVSLVVLVLLTLRSGEEAPQGEAAAPAPEPPARFGWASRLPLFFWGVAATIAAALVLGLIALAQYLSQQLVVLTILIVFLVLIHYLADQLVSDGIKPNRPAGRFLRRNLLLSNKGADRVGVAITTLVDFGLVFIGVPLVVLQTAVTWVDITSWLNTAFFGFRLGGITISLYTVMAAILAFAVGVVITKLFTRWLDARVLARTQLNKGLRDSIHTGVTYAGVILAGVFALSYAGVDFASLAIIAGALGVGIGFGLQSIVNNFVSGLILLAERPIKVGDLIKVTGGQGIVKRINVRSTEIETVDKASVIVPNSSLISETVQNWTHTDTVGRALVAVRADADADPEKVLQLMTDCAKRHQQVLAFPAPLALFTNFGAAANEFELYAYVADVTTTGLVASDLRVAIRKAFEENNIGMPYNVQEVKFAARAADKAKPEDGQGEG; this is encoded by the coding sequence ATGGCCAGGCTCATCGCGCTGCTGCTGGTGCTGTGGACGACGGCGTTCGCGGCATGGGGCCAAGACGCGACGCTCGATCGGATCCAACGGCAGATCGATCCTATCAACCAGCAGCTGGAGCAGCTCAAGAACCAGATCGTCCGGGTCGATCTGCCCACGGCGGCATTGGACAAGGCCCGCGCGCAGATCGAGGACATCCGCACGGCGACGCTGCAGATGATCGACGCCCTGCAGCCGCAGCTGGCCGCTGCAAACCAAGCCCTGGAGCAGCTGGGCCCACCGCCCGAGGGCGGCGCGGAGGAGGCACCGGGCATTGCGGAGCAGCGCAAGACGCTCACCGCGCGCCGGGACCAGATCCGCGCGCTGCAGGCGCAGCTCGATCTGATCCGGGTCACCACGCAGCAGCTGTCGGAGCAGGCCTCGCGCATTCAGCACGACAGGTTCTTCAGCAAGATCTTCGAGAGCGATCACTCGGTGCTCGACCCGCGGCTGTGGATCGAAGGGTCGAGCACCATCGAGCCGTTCGTGTCGCGATTCATGACGGTGGCAAGCAATTGGTGGAACCGGCTTGCCGGCAGCCTGACGCCTTTCGGGACGGCCCTGCTTCTGGGCGAACTGGCGGCGGCCATCGCGGCGTCGGTCGCTGCCCGTCATGCGCTCGACTGGCTGATCCGACCGCGGCGCGACAAGTCGAACCCGTCCGATCTCGAGCGGTTGTGGAACATCTTTGCCGGCACGATCGCGGCCGCCGCGCCGCTGATCCTCGCCTCGGGGCTCATCTATCTCGCCCTGTCGAGCACGATCGAGGCGAGCCCGCAGGCGACCCGCATCTACTGGACGATCGCGTCTTGCGTGACCATCATCGCGACCGGGCGGGCGTTCATCCATGGCATCTTCGCGCCTGCCGCGCCGAGGTGGCGCATCATCGGCATGAGCGATGGTCTGGCGCACCGGATCAGCAGCCTGCTCGAGCTCACGTTCATCATATATGCCATCGACGGCGCGTTCCGCCGCCTGGCCGAGATCCTGTTCGTGCCCGTGCAGTTCTCGGTGCTGCAAGGGGCCGTTACCTCGATCCTGACCGTCTCGCTCGTGGTGCTGGTGCTGCTGACGTTGCGGAGCGGGGAAGAAGCGCCGCAGGGCGAGGCGGCGGCCCCGGCCCCGGAGCCGCCGGCGCGCTTCGGCTGGGCCTCCCGTCTGCCGCTGTTCTTCTGGGGGGTGGCCGCGACCATCGCCGCCGCGCTGGTGCTCGGCCTCATCGCCCTGGCCCAGTATCTCAGCCAACAGCTGGTGGTCCTGACCATCCTGATCGTGTTCCTCGTGCTGATTCACTATCTGGCGGATCAGCTGGTGAGCGACGGCATCAAGCCCAACCGTCCAGCCGGGAGATTCCTGCGCCGCAACCTGTTGCTCAGCAACAAGGGGGCGGACCGGGTCGGCGTCGCGATCACCACGCTGGTCGATTTCGGACTGGTGTTCATCGGCGTTCCCCTGGTGGTGCTGCAGACGGCGGTGACCTGGGTCGACATCACGAGCTGGCTCAACACCGCGTTCTTCGGCTTCCGTTTGGGCGGCATCACCATCTCGCTCTACACGGTGATGGCGGCGATCCTTGCCTTTGCCGTCGGCGTGGTGATCACGAAACTGTTCACCCGGTGGCTGGATGCCCGCGTGCTGGCCCGCACCCAACTCAACAAGGGCCTGCGCGACTCGATCCATACCGGCGTGACCTATGCCGGCGTCATCCTCGCCGGCGTGTTCGCCTTGAGCTATGCGGGGGTCGACTTCGCGAGCCTCGCGATCATCGCCGGCGCGCTCGGTGTCGGTATCGGTTTCGGCCTGCAGAGCATCGTCAACAATTTCGTCTCGGGGCTGATCCTGCTGGCGGAGCGGCCGATCAAGGTCGGCGACCTGATCAAGGTCACCGGCGGCCAAGGCATCGTCAAGCGCATCAACGTGCGCTCGACGGAGATCGAGACGGTAGACAAGGCCTCGGTCATCGTGCCCAATTCCAGCCTGATCTCGGAAACGGTGCAGAACTGGACCCACACCGACACCGTGGGCCGGGCGCTGGTGGCGGTGCGGGCGGATGCGGACGCGGACCCCGAGAAGGTGCTGCAGCTCATGACCGATTGCGCCAAGCGCCACCAGCAGGTGCTGGCATTTCCCGCGCCCTTGGCCCTGTTCACCAATTTCGGCGCGGCGGCCAACGAATTCGAGCTGTATGCTTATGTGGCTGACGTCACCACCACAGGTCTCGTGGCCAGCGATCTCCGCGTGGCCATACGGAAGGCCTTCGAAGAGAATAATATCGGGATGCCTTACAACGTGCAGGAGGTTAAGTTTGCTGCACGGGCCGCCGACAAGGCCAAGCCGGAAGATGGGCAGGGGGAAGGATGA
- the serS gene encoding serine--tRNA ligase: MFDIKWIRENAAAFDLGLKKRGLEPVSSRLIALDEERRAAITAAQEAQTRRNALSKEIGQAKAAKDEALAQSLMAEVAALKSAIQQGEEEERRLDAALREALAEIPNLPLDEVPEGADEHGNVELKRFGEKRQFNFAPKQHFDLGEGLKLMDFETAAKLSGARFVVLRGALARMERALAQFMLDMHTGENGYTEVSPPLLVRDHVMFGTAQLPKFEEDQFSVYAGSAVEQGRFAWLVPTAEVPLTNLVRESILDEDELPLRFAAFTPCFRAEAGAAGRDTRGMIRQHQFSKVELISITTPEQSRAELDRMLGCAEKVLQRLGLHYRVMALCTGDMGFASRLTFDIEVWLPGQDAYREISSCSVCGDFQARRMEARFRPKGGGRPAYVHTLNGSGLAVGRTMVAILENYQEADGSVVIPEALRPYMGGLEVIPAHG; encoded by the coding sequence ATGTTCGACATCAAATGGATTCGCGAGAACGCCGCAGCCTTCGATCTGGGCCTGAAGAAGCGTGGGCTCGAGCCGGTGTCGTCCCGGCTGATCGCGCTGGATGAGGAGCGGCGCGCCGCCATTACGGCGGCTCAGGAGGCGCAGACCCGGCGCAATGCCCTGTCCAAGGAGATCGGCCAGGCCAAGGCGGCGAAGGACGAGGCGCTGGCCCAGAGCCTGATGGCGGAGGTGGCGGCCCTCAAAAGCGCCATCCAGCAGGGTGAGGAGGAGGAGCGGCGGCTGGATGCGGCCTTGCGGGAAGCGCTGGCCGAGATCCCGAACCTGCCGCTGGACGAGGTGCCGGAAGGGGCCGACGAGCACGGCAATGTGGAGCTGAAGCGCTTCGGCGAGAAGCGGCAGTTCAATTTCGCGCCGAAGCAGCATTTCGACCTCGGCGAAGGCCTGAAGCTCATGGATTTCGAGACAGCGGCCAAGCTGTCGGGCGCGCGCTTCGTGGTGCTGAGGGGGGCGCTCGCCCGCATGGAACGGGCGCTCGCCCAGTTCATGCTCGATATGCACACCGGCGAGAACGGCTATACGGAGGTGTCGCCACCGCTCCTGGTGCGCGACCACGTGATGTTCGGCACCGCGCAGCTGCCGAAATTCGAGGAAGATCAGTTTTCGGTCTATGCCGGTAGCGCGGTCGAGCAGGGGCGGTTCGCCTGGCTCGTGCCCACGGCCGAGGTGCCGCTCACCAATCTGGTTCGGGAGAGCATTCTGGACGAGGATGAGCTGCCGCTGCGGTTCGCCGCCTTCACGCCGTGCTTCCGGGCGGAAGCAGGGGCTGCGGGGCGCGATACCCGCGGGATGATCCGCCAGCACCAGTTCTCGAAGGTGGAGCTGATCTCGATCACCACGCCGGAGCAGTCGCGCGCGGAGCTCGACCGCATGCTGGGCTGCGCCGAAAAGGTGCTGCAGCGGCTGGGGCTGCATTACCGGGTGATGGCCCTGTGCACCGGCGATATGGGGTTTGCCTCGCGGCTCACCTTCGACATCGAGGTGTGGCTGCCGGGACAGGATGCCTATCGCGAGATCTCTTCCTGCTCTGTCTGCGGCGATTTCCAGGCCCGGCGCATGGAGGCGCGATTCCGGCCCAAGGGCGGCGGCCGGCCGGCCTATGTGCACACGCTGAACGGGTCCGGCCTGGCGGTGGGCCGCACCATGGTGGCCATTCTGGAAAACTATCAGGAAGCCGACGGATCGGTGGTGATCCCCGAGGCGCTCCGCCCCTATATGGGCGGGTTGGAGGTCATTCCCGCCCATGGCTAG
- a CDS encoding CTP synthase has protein sequence MARYIFITGGVVSSLGKGLASAALGALLQARGYSVRLRKLDPYLNVDPGTMSPYQHGEVFVTDDGAETDLDLGHYERFTGRPCTQQDNITTGRIYQEILTKERRGDYLGGTVQVIPHVTDAIKAFILDGNEGYDFVLCEIGGTVGDIEGLPFFEAIRQLGNELPRNSCVYIHVTLLPYIASAGELKTKPTQHSVKELRSIGIQPDILLCRSDRPIPEGQCKKIATFCNVRPEAVIPALDVPSIYDVPLTYHRAGLDAQVLLAFGLAPDPVVRLGKWEEISKRIHEPEGEVRIGVVGKYTGLLDAYKSLNEALIHGGIANKVRVRMEWIESEIFEREDPAPFLEGLHGILVPGGFGERGAEGKIAAATFARTRKVPYFGICFGMQMAVIEAARNLAGVPGASSTEFGPAADPVVGVMTEWMRGNELEQRRADGDLGGTMRLGAYDAVLTPGSKVAQIYGDTRISERHRHRYEVNTRYKERLEVAGLRFSGMSPDGLLPEVIELPDHPWYIGVQYHPELKSRPFDPHPLFASFIGAAVEQSRLV, from the coding sequence ATGGCGCGGTACATCTTCATTACCGGCGGCGTGGTCTCCTCACTCGGCAAGGGACTGGCCTCTGCGGCTCTCGGGGCGCTTCTGCAGGCGCGCGGGTATTCCGTCCGTCTACGGAAGCTCGACCCGTATCTCAATGTCGATCCAGGGACCATGAGCCCCTATCAGCATGGGGAAGTGTTCGTCACCGACGACGGGGCGGAGACAGACCTCGATCTCGGCCACTATGAACGCTTCACCGGCCGGCCCTGCACGCAGCAGGACAATATCACCACCGGACGCATCTATCAGGAGATCCTGACCAAGGAGCGGCGCGGAGACTATCTCGGCGGCACGGTCCAGGTGATCCCGCATGTGACGGACGCCATCAAGGCCTTCATCCTGGATGGCAACGAGGGCTACGATTTCGTGCTGTGCGAGATCGGCGGCACGGTGGGCGACATCGAGGGCCTGCCATTCTTCGAGGCGATTCGCCAGCTGGGCAACGAGCTGCCGCGCAATTCCTGCGTCTATATCCACGTGACGCTGCTGCCCTATATCGCGAGCGCCGGCGAGCTCAAGACGAAGCCCACCCAGCACTCGGTGAAGGAGCTGCGGTCGATCGGCATCCAGCCGGACATCCTGCTGTGCCGAAGCGACCGGCCGATCCCCGAGGGCCAGTGCAAGAAGATCGCCACGTTCTGCAACGTGCGGCCGGAGGCGGTGATCCCGGCGCTCGACGTGCCGTCGATCTACGACGTGCCGCTGACCTATCACAGAGCGGGCTTGGACGCGCAGGTGCTGCTGGCCTTCGGCCTTGCGCCCGACCCGGTGGTGCGGCTGGGCAAATGGGAAGAGATATCGAAGCGCATTCACGAGCCCGAGGGCGAGGTGCGCATAGGCGTGGTCGGCAAATACACGGGCCTGCTCGATGCCTACAAGTCACTGAACGAAGCGCTGATCCATGGCGGCATCGCCAACAAGGTGCGGGTGCGCATGGAATGGATCGAGTCCGAGATCTTCGAGCGCGAGGACCCGGCGCCGTTCCTGGAAGGCCTGCACGGCATTCTCGTGCCGGGAGGGTTCGGGGAGCGCGGGGCGGAAGGGAAGATCGCGGCGGCGACGTTCGCGCGCACCCGCAAGGTGCCCTATTTCGGCATCTGCTTCGGCATGCAGATGGCGGTCATCGAGGCGGCGCGCAATCTCGCCGGCGTACCCGGCGCCAGCTCGACCGAGTTCGGCCCGGCGGCCGATCCGGTGGTCGGCGTCATGACGGAATGGATGCGCGGCAACGAGCTGGAGCAGCGCCGGGCCGACGGCGATCTCGGCGGGACGATGCGGCTCGGCGCCTATGACGCCGTGCTCACACCGGGCAGCAAGGTTGCTCAGATCTACGGAGACACACGCATCTCGGAGCGGCACCGCCACCGCTACGAGGTGAACACGCGCTATAAGGAACGACTGGAGGTGGCCGGCCTGCGCTTCTCCGGCATGTCGCCCGACGGCCTGTTGCCGGAGGTGATCGAGCTGCCCGACCATCCCTGGTATATCGGGGTGCAGTATCATCCGGAGCTCAAGTCGCGGCCCTTCGATCCCCACCCGCTCTTCGCCTCGTTCATCGGCGCGGCGGTCGAGCAAAGCCGGCTGGTGTGA
- a CDS encoding LysM peptidoglycan-binding domain-containing M23 family metallopeptidase yields the protein MRCSTPGPFWARRIAQFAGAVALAGLSAACSADMTRFGPTTTGSTGGTYGAATASAPAPASVASASSVQTSQLPPAGGGYSSGAYQPSYRQTSGYASAPASAPVQQASYGAPAAGGRQITVREGQTLYAVARENGVSVNQLVAVNGLTPPYSIRAGQVLRLPGGNTSSASAYGGGSTGIRSAPAVAAATRSGTHVVRPGETLYSLGRTYNVSPAAIASANGFEMTHHLRVGESVRIPGGAGQTGAAAGTKVASLNPSAPASTTPAPGPSTLGQIPANGASASADMGASRTSPQTPAAGTASAPMTPPPASSANSFRWPVKGRVISKFGDKPNGSRNDGINIAVPEGTSVRAAENGVVAYAGNELKGYGNLVLIRHEGGWVTAYAHNKDLLVKRGDQVKRGDVIAKAGATGSVSSPQVHFEIRKGAQAVDPMSHLGSSYVAGD from the coding sequence ATGCGTTGCTCCACCCCCGGCCCGTTCTGGGCAAGGCGCATTGCACAATTTGCAGGCGCGGTGGCGCTCGCCGGTCTGTCGGCCGCGTGCAGTGCCGACATGACCCGTTTCGGACCGACGACGACAGGGTCGACCGGCGGGACCTATGGCGCGGCGACCGCCAGCGCACCGGCTCCAGCGAGCGTTGCCTCAGCCAGTTCCGTTCAGACGTCACAGCTTCCTCCGGCCGGTGGTGGTTATTCATCAGGCGCCTATCAGCCCAGCTACAGGCAGACGAGCGGCTACGCATCCGCGCCGGCCTCGGCGCCCGTGCAGCAGGCGAGCTATGGCGCTCCCGCTGCCGGCGGCCGGCAGATCACCGTGCGGGAGGGGCAGACCCTCTATGCCGTCGCGCGCGAGAACGGCGTGTCCGTCAACCAGCTGGTGGCGGTCAACGGGCTGACGCCGCCCTATTCCATCAGGGCAGGGCAGGTGCTCAGGCTGCCCGGCGGCAACACTTCGTCGGCGAGCGCCTATGGCGGCGGCAGCACGGGAATCCGCTCGGCGCCCGCGGTCGCGGCGGCGACCCGTTCGGGCACCCATGTGGTGCGCCCCGGCGAGACGCTCTACAGCCTCGGGCGAACATACAACGTGTCGCCGGCAGCCATTGCCAGCGCCAATGGGTTCGAGATGACTCACCATCTCCGCGTGGGCGAGAGCGTGCGCATTCCCGGCGGAGCGGGGCAGACGGGGGCGGCGGCCGGCACCAAGGTCGCATCGCTCAATCCATCGGCGCCCGCATCGACAACGCCGGCCCCGGGACCGAGCACGCTGGGGCAGATCCCGGCGAATGGCGCCTCGGCCAGCGCCGATATGGGTGCGAGCAGAACGAGCCCGCAGACGCCGGCCGCCGGAACCGCTTCAGCGCCGATGACCCCGCCGCCGGCAAGCAGCGCGAACAGCTTCCGCTGGCCGGTGAAGGGGCGCGTGATCTCCAAATTCGGGGATAAGCCCAATGGCTCGCGCAACGACGGCATCAATATCGCGGTGCCGGAGGGGACCAGCGTGCGCGCCGCCGAGAATGGCGTGGTGGCCTATGCCGGCAACGAGCTCAAGGGCTATGGCAATCTCGTGCTGATCCGCCACGAGGGTGGCTGGGTGACAGCCTATGCCCATAACAAGGACCTCTTGGTCAAGCGCGGCGACCAGGTGAAGCGCGGCGACGTGATCGCCAAGGCCGGTGCCACCGGCTCGGTCTCCAGCCCGCAGGTCCATTTCGAGATCCGGAAGGGCGCGCAGGCGGTGGACCCGATGAGCCATCTCGGCTCGAGCTATGTGGCAGGCGACTGA
- a CDS encoding VOC family protein, protein MKGIDHLVLCVNDLDEAAARYKAMGFTCTPRAIHPFGTMNQLVQFDGSFLEVLAVREPTEVPEHGARHFSFAAFNRDFLERGEGFSMLVLDSDDARADQQRYLQAGISRFEPFDFQRKAKLPDGEEVTVGFSLAFAAHEAMGRAGFFVCQQRAPQYFWKREYQVHANGALGLGDALMMGEHPKAYAEFFAAFTGVEPQVLADEEIGFRLSRGGVRMLSPAAWEKHFPAALAPDLAEGPCFAGFVVQVNDLGRAAEALDDGRIAYLRDGGRLIVAPDEAFNTTILFEERH, encoded by the coding sequence ATGAAGGGCATCGATCACCTGGTGCTATGCGTGAACGATCTGGACGAGGCGGCGGCCCGGTACAAGGCGATGGGCTTCACCTGCACGCCCCGCGCCATCCACCCGTTCGGCACCATGAACCAGCTGGTGCAGTTCGACGGGTCGTTCCTCGAGGTATTGGCGGTGCGCGAGCCGACCGAGGTTCCCGAGCATGGCGCGCGCCACTTCAGCTTCGCCGCGTTCAATCGCGATTTCCTCGAGCGGGGCGAGGGTTTTTCCATGCTGGTGCTGGACAGCGACGATGCGCGAGCCGACCAGCAACGATATCTGCAAGCCGGCATCAGCCGTTTCGAGCCCTTCGACTTCCAGCGCAAGGCCAAGCTGCCGGATGGCGAGGAGGTGACGGTGGGCTTCTCGCTCGCCTTTGCCGCGCACGAGGCGATGGGCCGGGCGGGGTTCTTCGTCTGCCAGCAGCGGGCGCCGCAATATTTCTGGAAGCGGGAATATCAGGTACATGCCAATGGTGCGCTGGGTCTGGGCGATGCGCTAATGATGGGCGAGCATCCCAAGGCCTATGCGGAGTTCTTCGCGGCGTTCACCGGGGTCGAGCCCCAGGTGCTGGCGGATGAGGAGATAGGCTTCAGGCTCAGCCGAGGCGGTGTGCGCATGCTTTCACCCGCTGCCTGGGAGAAGCATTTCCCGGCGGCACTTGCGCCGGACCTGGCGGAGGGGCCATGCTTTGCCGGCTTCGTGGTCCAGGTGAACGACCTCGGCCGCGCGGCGGAGGCGCTGGACGACGGCCGCATCGCCTATCTGCGCGACGGCGGAAGGCTCATCGTGGCGCCGGACGAGGCGTTCAACACCACGATCCTGTTCGAGGAACGGCATTGA
- a CDS encoding protein-L-isoaspartate(D-aspartate) O-methyltransferase: protein MNTPQLAHRRGIPAADSRKIQLIMNLRSQGIRSTAVLDAIERVPREIFVDAAYADQAYADQSLPIACGQTISQPFIVAFMSDRLEVTDRMKVLEVGTGSGYQTAVLAHLCRRIYTVERYRILLRAAEERFKQLRLTNITAIVGDGMKGWPSQAPFDRIIVTAAASSMPLALLDQLKVGGIMVLPIETSPGRQELQRVVRTEESYERQSLLPVRFVSLVPGMPREA, encoded by the coding sequence ATGAACACGCCCCAGTTGGCGCACCGGCGTGGCATTCCTGCCGCAGATTCTCGGAAAATTCAGCTGATCATGAACCTGCGCAGCCAGGGCATCCGCAGCACGGCGGTGCTGGACGCGATCGAGCGGGTGCCGCGGGAGATCTTCGTGGATGCGGCCTATGCGGACCAGGCCTATGCGGACCAGTCGCTGCCGATCGCTTGCGGGCAGACCATATCGCAGCCGTTCATCGTCGCCTTCATGAGCGACAGGCTGGAGGTGACCGACCGCATGAAGGTGCTGGAGGTGGGCACCGGGTCGGGCTACCAGACGGCCGTGCTGGCGCATCTATGCCGCCGCATCTACACGGTCGAGCGCTATCGCATCCTGCTGCGCGCCGCGGAGGAGCGGTTCAAGCAGCTGAGACTGACCAATATCACGGCCATCGTGGGCGACGGGATGAAGGGCTGGCCAAGCCAGGCGCCGTTCGACCGCATCATCGTCACGGCCGCCGCATCCTCCATGCCCTTGGCGCTGCTCGACCAGCTCAAGGTGGGCGGCATCATGGTGCTGCCGATCGAGACCTCGCCCGGCCGCCAGGAGCTGCAACGGGTGGTGCGGACGGAAGAAAGCTACGAACGCCAGTCGCTGCTGCCGGTGCGTTTCGTGTCCCTGGTGCCAGGCATGCCGCGCGAGGCTTGA
- a CDS encoding glutathione S-transferase family protein: MLTVWGRANSINVQKVLWTIGELGLAHERVPLGGSFGGTADKSYLAMNPNGLVPTVRDGDAVLWESNAIVRYLAAKHDTGGLWPEDPLARARADRWMDWSATTLSPAMTPVFMATVRAPRGTARPAGFDAAAEKLASVFRMVEEGLSEADHIAGPRLTIGDIPIGASVARYMRMPIDRPTLPRTEAYYARLQERPAFRTHIMIPFGTCQEEWDALEKQYG; this comes from the coding sequence ATGCTGACAGTCTGGGGGCGCGCCAATTCCATCAACGTGCAGAAAGTGCTGTGGACCATTGGCGAGCTGGGGCTTGCGCATGAGCGCGTGCCGCTCGGCGGCAGCTTTGGCGGGACCGCGGACAAGTCCTACCTGGCCATGAACCCGAACGGTTTGGTGCCGACCGTCAGGGATGGCGACGCGGTGCTGTGGGAGTCGAACGCGATCGTGCGCTACCTCGCGGCCAAGCACGATACGGGCGGGCTGTGGCCCGAGGATCCGCTGGCCCGCGCCCGCGCCGACCGCTGGATGGACTGGAGCGCGACCACACTCTCTCCCGCGATGACGCCGGTTTTCATGGCCACCGTGCGGGCCCCGCGCGGGACGGCGCGGCCGGCCGGCTTTGATGCAGCGGCCGAGAAACTGGCTTCGGTGTTCCGCATGGTCGAGGAAGGCCTGAGCGAGGCGGACCACATTGCCGGCCCGCGCCTGACCATTGGCGACATCCCGATCGGCGCGTCCGTGGCGCGCTACATGCGCATGCCAATCGATCGGCCGACCTTGCCCAGGACCGAAGCTTACTATGCCCGGCTGCAGGAGCGTCCGGCGTTTCGGACGCATATCATGATTCCCTTCGGCACCTGCCAGGAGGAATGGGACGCGCTGGAGAAGCAGTACGGGTGA
- the surE gene encoding 5'/3'-nucleotidase SurE, with amino-acid sequence MRILVTNDDGIYGPGLAVLEDIARALSDDVWVVAPQGEESGASHSLTLADPLRLREYNERRFAVKGTPTDCVVMALKKVMPEPPDLVLSGVNRGQNLADDVTYSGTIAAAMEGTALGIRSFALSQAFGFQKREKGEQPVIQWETARKHGPKVVARLFDLELGPGTLLNINFPDCPPDKVTGIEATSQGKRDQNLLVVDERIDARGNPYFWLGFRREMSNPGEGTDLRAVMDHAISVTPLHLNLTQLDALEALRQALREKV; translated from the coding sequence GTGCGCATTCTGGTCACCAATGACGACGGCATCTATGGCCCCGGCCTGGCGGTGCTCGAGGACATCGCCCGGGCGCTGTCGGACGATGTGTGGGTGGTGGCGCCGCAAGGCGAGGAGAGCGGGGCTTCGCATTCGCTCACGCTCGCGGACCCGCTGCGCCTGCGGGAGTACAACGAGCGGCGCTTTGCGGTGAAGGGCACGCCCACCGACTGCGTGGTGATGGCGCTGAAGAAGGTTATGCCGGAGCCGCCGGACCTGGTGCTGTCCGGGGTCAATCGCGGCCAGAACCTGGCCGACGACGTGACTTATTCCGGCACCATTGCAGCGGCCATGGAGGGAACGGCGCTCGGCATCCGCTCCTTCGCCCTGTCGCAGGCCTTCGGCTTCCAGAAGCGGGAGAAGGGCGAGCAACCGGTGATCCAATGGGAAACCGCGCGCAAGCACGGGCCCAAGGTGGTGGCGCGGCTCTTTGATCTGGAGCTTGGGCCGGGCACGCTGCTCAACATCAATTTTCCGGATTGCCCGCCGGATAAGGTCACGGGCATCGAAGCCACATCGCAAGGCAAGCGCGACCAGAACCTGCTCGTGGTCGACGAGCGCATCGACGCGCGCGGCAATCCATATTTCTGGCTGGGCTTTCGGCGCGAGATGAGCAATCCTGGCGAGGGCACTGATTTGCGCGCAGTGATGGATCATGCGATTTCGGTGACACCGCTGCATCTCAACCTGACGCAGCTCGATGCGCTCGAGGCGCTGCGCCAGGCTTTGCGGGAGAAAGTCTAA
- the kdsA gene encoding 3-deoxy-8-phosphooctulonate synthase, with the protein MLNPVVAAGDVRFGNALPLTLIAGPCQLESRNHAFDMAGALKEIAGRLGIGLVYKTSFDKANRTSLRGKRGVGLEAALPIFEDIRSGIGVPVLTDVHEPGQCAEVARAVDILQIPAFLCRQTDLLVAAAKTGKPVNVKKGQFLAPWDMKNVVDKLAGAGAKDVLVTERGVSFGYNALVSDMRALPIMAELGVPVVFDATHSVQQPGGQGTSSGGDRSFVPVLARAAVAVGVAALFIETHQDPDHAPSDGPNMIPLKDMEGLLAKLIQFDRLTKGLG; encoded by the coding sequence ATGCTCAATCCGGTTGTAGCGGCGGGCGACGTCCGGTTCGGCAACGCGTTGCCGCTGACACTGATTGCCGGGCCGTGCCAGCTCGAATCGCGCAACCATGCGTTCGATATGGCCGGCGCCCTGAAGGAGATCGCCGGCCGGCTCGGCATCGGGCTCGTCTACAAGACCTCGTTCGACAAGGCCAACCGCACGAGCCTCAGAGGCAAGCGCGGCGTCGGCCTGGAGGCGGCGCTGCCGATATTCGAGGATATCCGCTCCGGCATCGGGGTGCCGGTGCTTACCGACGTGCACGAGCCGGGGCAATGCGCCGAGGTGGCCCGGGCGGTCGACATCCTGCAGATCCCGGCGTTTCTGTGCCGGCAGACCGATCTGCTGGTCGCCGCCGCCAAGACGGGCAAGCCGGTGAACGTGAAGAAGGGCCAGTTCCTCGCGCCGTGGGACATGAAGAACGTGGTGGACAAGCTGGCCGGCGCGGGCGCCAAGGACGTGCTGGTGACCGAGCGGGGCGTGTCCTTCGGCTATAATGCGCTGGTGTCCGACATGCGCGCCCTGCCGATCATGGCTGAACTGGGCGTGCCGGTGGTGTTCGATGCCACCCATTCGGTGCAGCAGCCGGGCGGACAGGGCACATCCTCCGGCGGCGACCGCTCGTTCGTGCCGGTGCTGGCGCGGGCGGCGGTGGCGGTCGGGGTCGCGGCCCTGTTCATCGAAACCCACCAGGACCCGGACCATGCGCCCTCCGACGGCCCAAACATGATTCCGCTCAAGGACATGGAAGGGCTGCTTGCCAAACTGATTCAATTCGACCGGCTGACGAAGGGGTTGGGCTAG